The following are encoded in a window of Artemia franciscana chromosome 19, ASM3288406v1, whole genome shotgun sequence genomic DNA:
- the LOC136039129 gene encoding zinc finger protein 239-like: protein MPRGTVIQMRIAMGYVVSSPFLMESLESEFSIQMVTSIELGMGFMHEKDSSDDCLSSKPNITRLVSANKRYQCEICPRNFSYPSHLNRHRRIHSGEKPYRCEECNSRFSQAYHLNWHKNTHTGEKPYKCDICDTKFSQMGNLNVHRRTHTGEKPYSCDVCGRSFSQASNLNAHKNSHTGEKPYKCDICNRKFSQGSSLNTHQRTHTGEQPYKCDIFLDEKSITPGPKVDEGITALFSDNFENFLSNLSLER, encoded by the exons ATGCCACGTGGTACTGTTATCCAAATGAGAATAGCCATGGGTT atgTCGTATCGTCCCCATTTCTAATGGAGTCTTTGGAATCAGAATTCTCAATCCAAATGGTGACATCAATTGAGTTAGGGATGGGTTTTATGCACGAGAAAGACTCTTCTGATGATTGCCTATCAAGTAAACCTAATATAACAAGACTGGTTAGTGCCAATAAACGATACCAGTGTGAAATATGCCCAAGAAACTTCTCTTACCCATCTCACTTGAACAGGCATCGAAGAATCCACTCTGGCGAAAAACCATACAGGTGTGAAGAATGCAATAGTAGGTTTTCCCAAGCCTATCATTTGAATTGGCATAAAAACACCCACACAGGGGAAAAACCATATAAGTGCGACATTTGTGATACGAAGTTTTCTCAGATGGGTAACTTGAATGTGCATCGAAGAACTCACACAGGGGAGAAACCGTACAGTTGTGACGTGTGTGGTAGAAGTTTTTCACAGGCTTCTAATCTGAATGCACATAAGAATTCCCACACTGGAGAGAAACCATACAAGTGTGACATTTGTAATAGAAAGTTTTCTCAAGGCTCATCTTTAAACACgcatcaaagaactcatacgGGGGAGCAACCATACAAGTGTGATATCT TCCTTGATGAAAAATCAATTACACCTGGTCCAAAAGTTGACGAAGGTATTACGgctttattttcagataattttgaaaactttttaagtaatctttctctggaaaggtga